One genomic window of Streptomyces sp. NBC_01276 includes the following:
- a CDS encoding ATP-binding protein has translation MRVLPARGRRPLRALGLRWKIAVLLAVGCSLVAVTIGVLIHQARVRQVADAARKSATEQLVRVRQVYELTGRLDFDKVGEAHARIDCPGMPAPLREAALAGRRSTYLDLSGPHPAVWAARPVGGGRVLTVRQALTAEQAELAELDGQLIASGTGVVALSAVGGALLASRLSKDLRSAAETARRISAGDLDARIGASGVPGSRDEVAELSSAVDTMAASLQQRLEAEQRFTADVAHELRTPLTGLHTAAELLPPGRPTELVRDRVGALRTLTEDLLEVARLDANREEAQLEEHRLGPLVASITRRSGVSARLSGTEDVRAGAAGGGPDGRPDGGPDERRNCAPDERPAGCARDRTYGRTDEGTGRRTDGRAGAGALVRTDARRLERILTNLLLNARRHGAGPITVTVSGASVTVRDHGPGFPESLLREGPQRFKTGAAERGQGTGLGLTIAFGQAQVIGAAVTLSNPDPSGAAATVTLPRA, from the coding sequence GTGAGGGTCCTGCCGGCCCGCGGCCGGCGGCCGCTGCGGGCCCTGGGACTGCGCTGGAAGATCGCCGTGCTGCTGGCCGTCGGCTGCTCGCTGGTCGCGGTCACCATCGGCGTCCTGATCCACCAGGCACGGGTGCGCCAGGTGGCCGACGCGGCCCGCAAGAGCGCCACCGAGCAGCTGGTCCGCGTACGGCAGGTCTACGAACTCACCGGCCGGCTCGACTTCGACAAGGTCGGGGAGGCCCACGCCCGGATCGACTGCCCCGGCATGCCGGCGCCGCTGCGCGAGGCCGCCCTGGCCGGACGGCGGAGCACCTATCTCGACCTGTCCGGACCGCACCCGGCGGTGTGGGCGGCGCGGCCGGTGGGCGGCGGCCGGGTGCTGACGGTGCGGCAGGCGCTCACCGCCGAGCAGGCCGAACTGGCGGAGCTGGACGGGCAGCTGATCGCGTCCGGGACCGGCGTGGTGGCGCTCTCCGCGGTGGGCGGGGCGCTGCTGGCCAGCCGGCTCAGCAAGGACCTGCGGTCGGCCGCGGAGACGGCCCGGCGGATCAGCGCGGGCGACCTGGACGCGCGGATCGGGGCCTCGGGGGTCCCGGGGAGCCGCGACGAGGTCGCCGAGCTGTCCTCGGCGGTCGACACGATGGCGGCGAGCCTGCAGCAGCGACTGGAGGCCGAGCAGCGGTTCACGGCGGACGTGGCGCACGAACTGCGCACCCCGCTGACGGGGCTGCACACGGCGGCCGAGCTGCTGCCTCCCGGACGGCCGACGGAGCTGGTGCGCGACCGGGTGGGAGCGCTGCGCACGCTGACGGAGGACCTGCTGGAGGTGGCCCGGCTCGACGCGAACCGGGAGGAGGCGCAGCTGGAGGAGCACCGGCTGGGGCCGCTGGTCGCCTCGATCACGCGGCGCTCGGGCGTGAGCGCACGGCTGTCGGGCACGGAGGACGTACGGGCCGGCGCGGCGGGCGGCGGGCCGGACGGGCGGCCGGACGGCGGGCCCGACGAGCGGCGGAACTGCGCGCCCGACGAGCGGCCGGCCGGGTGTGCGCGGGACCGGACGTACGGCCGCACGGACGAGGGGACGGGCCGCCGGACGGACGGCCGTGCGGGCGCCGGCGCGCTGGTGCGGACGGACGCCCGGCGCCTGGAGCGGATCCTGACGAACCTGCTGCTCAACGCCCGTCGGCACGGGGCCGGCCCGATCACGGTGACGGTGTCCGGGGCCTCGGTGACCGTACGGGACCACGGGCCGGGCTTCCCCGAGAGCCTGCTGCGGGAGGGCCCGCAGCGGTTCAAGACGGGTGCGGCGGAGCGCGGCCAGGGCACGGGGCTCGGCCTGACCATCGCCTTCGGCCAGGCCCAGGTGATCGGCGCCGCCGTGACCCTGTCGAACCCGGACCCCTCGGGCGCGGCAGCCACGGTGACCCTTCCGCGGGCCTGA